From one Erinaceus europaeus chromosome 4, mEriEur2.1, whole genome shotgun sequence genomic stretch:
- the NRM gene encoding nurim isoform X1 — protein sequence MAPALLLVSAALASFILAFSTGVEFVRFTSLRPLLGGISETGGPGELEGERINWIARQGWMDVLHDHSVLASLARNLGLLLLFVGQHSLMATETVKAWMSRYFGVLQRSLYVACTALALQLVMRYWEPVPSGPVLWEAQAEPWVTWVPLLCFVLHVISWLLIFSILLVFDYAELMGLKQVYYHVLGLGEPLALKSPRALRLFSHLRHPVCVELLTVLWVVPTMGTDRLLLALLLTLYLGLAHGLDQQDLRYLRTQLQRKLHLLSRPQEGEAE from the exons ATGGCCCCCGCGCTGCTCCTGGTCTCTGCTGCCCTCGCCTCTTTCATCCTAGCCTTTAGCACTGGAGTGGAGTTCGTGCGTTTTACCTCCCTTCGACCACTTCTTGGAGGGATCTCGGAGACTGGTGGTCCGGGTGagctggagggagagaggataaACTGGA TTGCCCGCCAGGGATGGATGGATGTTCTGCACGACCACAGTGTCCTTGCATCCTTAGCGCGAAACCTTGGGCTCCTACTATTATTTGTGGGACAGCACAGCCTCATGGCAACTGAAACAGTGAAGGCATGGATGTCTCGGTATTTTGGGGTCCTTCAGAGGTCACTGTATGTGGCATGCACTGCCTTAGCCTTGCAG CTGGTGATGCGGTACTGGGAGCCTGTACCCAGCGGCCCTGTGTTGTGGGAGGCCCAGGCTGAGCCCTGGGTGACCTGGGTGCCCCTCCTCTGCTTTGTGCTCCATGTTATTTCCTGGCTCCTCATCTTCAGCATCCTTCTCGTCTTTGACTATGCCGAACTTATGGGTCTCAAACAG GTATACTACCATGTGCTGGGATTGGGTGAGCCCCTGGCTCTAAAGTCTCCCCGAGCCCTGAGACTCTTTTCCCATCTGCGTCACCCAGTGTGTGTGGAGCTGCTGACTGTGTTGTGGGTGGTGCCCACCATGGGCACTGACCGCCTCCTCCTTGCTCTCCTCCTCACTCTCTACCTGGGCTTGGCTCATGGACTTGACCAGCAAGACCTTCGCTACCTCCGGACCCAGCTGCAAAGAAAACTTCACCTGCTTTCTCGGCCCCAGGAGGGGGAGGCTGAATGA
- the NRM gene encoding nurim isoform X4: MAPALLLVSAALASFILAFSTGVEFVRFTSLRPLLGGISETGGPVARQGWMDVLHDHSVLASLARNLGLLLLFVGQHSLMATETVKAWMSRYFGVLQRSLYVACTALALQVYYHVLGLGEPLALKSPRALRLFSHLRHPVCVELLTVLWVVPTMGTDRLLLALLLTLYLGLAHGLDQQDLRYLRTQLQRKLHLLSRPQEGEAE, translated from the exons ATGGCCCCCGCGCTGCTCCTGGTCTCTGCTGCCCTCGCCTCTTTCATCCTAGCCTTTAGCACTGGAGTGGAGTTCGTGCGTTTTACCTCCCTTCGACCACTTCTTGGAGGGATCTCGGAGACTGGTGGTCCGG TTGCCCGCCAGGGATGGATGGATGTTCTGCACGACCACAGTGTCCTTGCATCCTTAGCGCGAAACCTTGGGCTCCTACTATTATTTGTGGGACAGCACAGCCTCATGGCAACTGAAACAGTGAAGGCATGGATGTCTCGGTATTTTGGGGTCCTTCAGAGGTCACTGTATGTGGCATGCACTGCCTTAGCCTTGCAG GTATACTACCATGTGCTGGGATTGGGTGAGCCCCTGGCTCTAAAGTCTCCCCGAGCCCTGAGACTCTTTTCCCATCTGCGTCACCCAGTGTGTGTGGAGCTGCTGACTGTGTTGTGGGTGGTGCCCACCATGGGCACTGACCGCCTCCTCCTTGCTCTCCTCCTCACTCTCTACCTGGGCTTGGCTCATGGACTTGACCAGCAAGACCTTCGCTACCTCCGGACCCAGCTGCAAAGAAAACTTCACCTGCTTTCTCGGCCCCAGGAGGGGGAGGCTGAATGA
- the NRM gene encoding nurim isoform X2 encodes MAPALLLVSAALASFILAFSTGVEFVRFTSLRPLLGGISETGGPVARQGWMDVLHDHSVLASLARNLGLLLLFVGQHSLMATETVKAWMSRYFGVLQRSLYVACTALALQLVMRYWEPVPSGPVLWEAQAEPWVTWVPLLCFVLHVISWLLIFSILLVFDYAELMGLKQVYYHVLGLGEPLALKSPRALRLFSHLRHPVCVELLTVLWVVPTMGTDRLLLALLLTLYLGLAHGLDQQDLRYLRTQLQRKLHLLSRPQEGEAE; translated from the exons ATGGCCCCCGCGCTGCTCCTGGTCTCTGCTGCCCTCGCCTCTTTCATCCTAGCCTTTAGCACTGGAGTGGAGTTCGTGCGTTTTACCTCCCTTCGACCACTTCTTGGAGGGATCTCGGAGACTGGTGGTCCGG TTGCCCGCCAGGGATGGATGGATGTTCTGCACGACCACAGTGTCCTTGCATCCTTAGCGCGAAACCTTGGGCTCCTACTATTATTTGTGGGACAGCACAGCCTCATGGCAACTGAAACAGTGAAGGCATGGATGTCTCGGTATTTTGGGGTCCTTCAGAGGTCACTGTATGTGGCATGCACTGCCTTAGCCTTGCAG CTGGTGATGCGGTACTGGGAGCCTGTACCCAGCGGCCCTGTGTTGTGGGAGGCCCAGGCTGAGCCCTGGGTGACCTGGGTGCCCCTCCTCTGCTTTGTGCTCCATGTTATTTCCTGGCTCCTCATCTTCAGCATCCTTCTCGTCTTTGACTATGCCGAACTTATGGGTCTCAAACAG GTATACTACCATGTGCTGGGATTGGGTGAGCCCCTGGCTCTAAAGTCTCCCCGAGCCCTGAGACTCTTTTCCCATCTGCGTCACCCAGTGTGTGTGGAGCTGCTGACTGTGTTGTGGGTGGTGCCCACCATGGGCACTGACCGCCTCCTCCTTGCTCTCCTCCTCACTCTCTACCTGGGCTTGGCTCATGGACTTGACCAGCAAGACCTTCGCTACCTCCGGACCCAGCTGCAAAGAAAACTTCACCTGCTTTCTCGGCCCCAGGAGGGGGAGGCTGAATGA
- the NRM gene encoding nurim isoform X3, which translates to MAPALLLVSAALASFILAFSTGVEFVRFTSLRPLLGGISETGGPGELEGERINWIARQGWMDVLHDHSVLASLARNLGLLLLFVGQHSLMATETVKAWMSRYFGVLQRSLYVACTALALQVYYHVLGLGEPLALKSPRALRLFSHLRHPVCVELLTVLWVVPTMGTDRLLLALLLTLYLGLAHGLDQQDLRYLRTQLQRKLHLLSRPQEGEAE; encoded by the exons ATGGCCCCCGCGCTGCTCCTGGTCTCTGCTGCCCTCGCCTCTTTCATCCTAGCCTTTAGCACTGGAGTGGAGTTCGTGCGTTTTACCTCCCTTCGACCACTTCTTGGAGGGATCTCGGAGACTGGTGGTCCGGGTGagctggagggagagaggataaACTGGA TTGCCCGCCAGGGATGGATGGATGTTCTGCACGACCACAGTGTCCTTGCATCCTTAGCGCGAAACCTTGGGCTCCTACTATTATTTGTGGGACAGCACAGCCTCATGGCAACTGAAACAGTGAAGGCATGGATGTCTCGGTATTTTGGGGTCCTTCAGAGGTCACTGTATGTGGCATGCACTGCCTTAGCCTTGCAG GTATACTACCATGTGCTGGGATTGGGTGAGCCCCTGGCTCTAAAGTCTCCCCGAGCCCTGAGACTCTTTTCCCATCTGCGTCACCCAGTGTGTGTGGAGCTGCTGACTGTGTTGTGGGTGGTGCCCACCATGGGCACTGACCGCCTCCTCCTTGCTCTCCTCCTCACTCTCTACCTGGGCTTGGCTCATGGACTTGACCAGCAAGACCTTCGCTACCTCCGGACCCAGCTGCAAAGAAAACTTCACCTGCTTTCTCGGCCCCAGGAGGGGGAGGCTGAATGA